DNA from Salmo trutta chromosome 14, fSalTru1.1, whole genome shotgun sequence:
GAGTTCCGAGCCCATGTTTCGGTCGGTGACTGAGACAGTCCTACCACCTGACAACCAGCACAACCCAACCCAGCTGAACTATGGGATGGCTGTTACAGATGTGGACGGAGACGGAGACCTGGAGGTGGTGGTGGCGgggtgagaggggagggggggttagataaagaaagagagagccagagagttgGAGAGGGCATTCAAATGCCATCATTGAGTACAGTTTACTGGACCATAGGACTTTACAGGCTATGCATAAATTACCCAATATTCTCAACCTACACCCATTCTTGGGTACAACAGCCCTAACCTGGTCCTGAAgttggggctctggtcaaagtagtgcactatccagggaacagggctctggtcaaagtagtgcactatccagggaatatggctctggtcaaagtagtgcactatccagggaatagggtgccatttaggactacACCTACCAATGTTCTCCACTACACCTACTAATGTTCTCCACTACACCTACTAATGTTCTCCACTTCCATTCTCAGGTACAACGGTCCTAACCTGGTCCTGAAGTATGACCGTGGTCAGCAGAGGCTGGTGAACATAGCGGTGGATGACCGCAGCTCTCCATTCTACGCCCTGAGAGACCCCCTGGGGAACGCCATCGGGGTGACTGCCTGCGACGTAGACGGGGACGGGCGGGAGGAGATCTACTTCCTCAATACAAACAACGCTTACTCTggtaaataacaataataacagcaCGTAAACACAAACACCATCAACactaacaaaacaacaacaacagttactCTGGTAGTCAGTAGTAATCTTCTTTTGGAAGGTCGGGCCACATACTCTGACAAGCTCTTTAAGTTCCGTAACGGACACTTCGAGGACCTGCTGGGTGATGACATCAACGTGCGCCGAGGAGTAGCCAATCGGATGGCAGGACGCTCCGTGGCGTGTGTGGACAGAAAAGTATGTAAACAGTCTATCCATCAATCCATCCTCTCTCACTATTTtctctgtccgtctgtgtgtctgtctgtcgtctaTATGTCtgtacccccccctctctctaacccccctctttctctctcctgtagGGTACAGGGCGTTATGCTGTGTATGTAGCTAACTATGCCAGTGGAAATGTTGGTCCCCATGCCCTGATAGAGATGGACGAGGCAGCCAGTGACCTGGCCAAAGGCATCATCGCCCTGTCTGACATAGCAGCACAGGCCGGGGTCAACAAGTACACAGGTACTGGACAAGAGTGaatggaagaaatgtgtgtgtgcgcgcttacCCATCTCAAACCAATACCTtctatattatgtatctgtttgTCTCCTCCCACCAGGTGGGCGTGGTGTAGTGGTTGGACCAATCCTGAGCCAGAGCAGCTCTGACGTGTTCTGTGACAACGAGAACGGACCTAACTTCCTGTTCCGGAACAATGGAGATGGAACCTTCACTGACATGGCTCAACAGGCAGGTGTGTCTAGGGTGGGTGTGTCTGTCTAGGGTGGGTGTGTCTGTCTAGGGTGGGTGTGTCTGTCTAGGGTGGGTGTGTCTGTCTAGGGTGGGTGTGTCTGTCTAGGGTGGGTGTGTCTAGGGTGGGTGTGTCTAGGGTGGGTGTGTCTAGGGTGGGTGTGTCTAGGGTGGGTgtgtgggaggaaggagagataattgCACCATAGCCATGATCTCTGCATAGTAGTTGTGATAACAGTGATGTGGTTCCCCCTGTAGGTGTGGAGGACCGCTACCAGCACGGCCGAGGTGTGGCGCTGGCAGACTTTAACGCTGACGGGAAGACTGACATCGTCTACGGAAACTGGAATGGCCAGCACAGACTGTACCTACAGGACAACAACCAGAGATTCAGGGTGAGagcggggatggagggagagagagagggaggttggagaGGAGTGGGGGTTGAAGCAGGATGGGAGAGGGAGGTTGGAGAGGAGTGGGGGTTGAAGCAGGATGGGAGAGGGAGGTTAGTGTAACAGATCAAAGGGAAGGGAATGGAATGGGAGGGCGACTGGGGAGGGATGGAAACAAAGACATTAAACCTCTCTGTTCGCTCCCTCCTCAGGACATAGCCAGTGGGtcgttctcc
Protein-coding regions in this window:
- the LOC115147574 gene encoding cartilage acidic protein 1; this encodes MMMLRWWAGLPLLLPLLVLCGRGLAQSSEPMFRSVTETVLPPDNQHNPTQLNYGMAVTDVDGDGDLEVVVAGYNGPNLVLKYDRGQQRLVNIAVDDRSSPFYALRDPLGNAIGVTACDVDGDGREEIYFLNTNNAYSGRATYSDKLFKFRNGHFEDLLGDDINVRRGVANRMAGRSVACVDRKGTGRYAVYVANYASGNVGPHALIEMDEAASDLAKGIIALSDIAAQAGVNKYTGGRGVVVGPILSQSSSDVFCDNENGPNFLFRNNGDGTFTDMAQQAGVEDRYQHGRGVALADFNADGKTDIVYGNWNGQHRLYLQDNNQRFRDIASGSFSSPSPVRTVIAADFDNDQELDIFFNNIAYRGHAPNRLFRVARRAGADPQIEELNVGEAAEPQGRGTGATVTDFDEDGQLDLLVAHGESASQPISVFKVTQGSSNHWLRVIPRTRFGSFARGARVTAYTNQSGALMRIIDGGSGYLCEMEPVAHFGLGKDEVTVVEVYWPDGRSVARPLQPGDMNSVMEIGYPKEGEESVLTPDTQCGEGFFVKNGRCAGI